A stretch of the Corylus avellana chromosome ca6, CavTom2PMs-1.0 genome encodes the following:
- the LOC132185394 gene encoding wall-associated receptor kinase 3-like, translated as MVLILIQMHVLTFVGVSIGLSVLLVGGFLIYWGRKRRNLIKLKEKLFQQNGGLILQQQLSNHRGSIEPTKIFSIEELKRATNNYDESRILGQGGNGIVYKGVLPGNRVVAIKKSKGFDHNQAKQFINEVFLLTQINHRNVVKLLGCCLETEVPLLVYEFIGNVTLFYHIHDKSPSSSLTWENRLKIAGETAGALAYLHSEASMPIIHRDVKTANILLDDNLIAKVADFGASRQISLDQTKVTTLVQGTFGYLDPEYFHTGQLTEKSDVYSFGVVLAELLTSRKVIFSDETGSDRNLSMSFVSTVKEDRLLQILDDHIINEDNIEDLKEVANLVKRCLSVRGEDRPSMKEVAMELEGLRIMKKRQWEKADLYVEETENLLTEPEHYFSIDVGTGCSSTDTTTGYDSIRNHPLQQPDDGR; from the coding sequence ATGGTATTGATTTTGATCCAAATGCATGTTTTAACATTTGTAGGCGTTAGCATAGGCCTCTCAGTATTGCTCGTGGGAGGGTTTTTGATATACTGGGGACGGAAAAGAAGAAATCTCATCAAGCTCAAGGAGAAATTATTCCAACAAAATGGTGGCTTAATATTACAACAACAACTCTCAAATCACAGAGGCTCTATAGAGCCAACAAAAATCTTTAGCATAGAAGAGCTTAAAAGGGCCACTAACAACTACGATGAGAGTAGGATTCTTGGCCAAGGTGGTAACGGAATTGTTTATAAAGGAGTATTACCAGGTAACAGAGTAGTTGCCATTAAGAAGTCTAAAGGGTTTGATCATAACCAAGCTAAGCAATTCATAAACGAGGTGTTTTTACTTACCCAAATCAACCATAGGAATGTGGTTAAGCTATTAGGATGTTGCCTTGAAACAGAAGTACCCTTATTAGTTTATGAATTCATTGGAAATGTGACACTTTTTTACCACATTCATGATAAAAGTCCCTCGTCCTCACTTACATGGGAAAATCGTTTGAAGATAGCAGGAGAAACTGCAGGTGCACTTGCATACTTACACTCTGAAGCTTCTATGCCAATTATTCATAGAGATGTAAAAACTGCAAATATACTTCTAGATGATAACCTCATTGCAAAAGTGGCTGACTTCGGAGCTTCAAGGCAAATTTCTCTTGATCAAACAAAGGTAACCACTTTAGTGCAGGGAACTTTTGGGTACTTGGACCCAGAGTATTTCCATACTGGCCAACTAACAGAGAAAAGTGATGTCTACAGCTTTGGTGTTGTTTTGGCAGAGCTATTGACAAGTAGGAAGGTAATTTTTTCCGATGAGACAGGAAGTGATAGAAATCTTTCTATGTCATTTGTTTCTACAGTGAAAGAGGATCGCCTATTGCAAATTCTTGACGATCACATTATAAACGAGGACAATATTGAGGACCTAAAGGAAGTGGCTAATCTTGTAAAGAGGTGCTTAAGTGTAAGAGGAGAGGATAGACCCTCTATGAAGGAAGTGGCAATGGAGCTGGAGGGTTTGAGAATTATGAAAAAACGTCAATGGGAAAAGGCCGATCTCTATGTAGAAGAGACTGAGAACTTGCTCACTGAACCTGAACACTATTTTAGCATTGATGTTGGCACAGGTTGTTCTTCTACCGACACAACTACTGGGTACGATAGCATAAGAAACCATCCATTGCAACAACCAGATGACGGCAGATAG